TTTTGCAGAAAGGGGACGGGTGGAATCCACTGCCCTACGCAAAAGAACGGGTGTCGGTGTTCGAGTTTTGGAATCGGGAACTTGGGGTTTTGCATCTACTAGTGAAATTTCCAAATCCTCTATCCAAAATGCCATCCAGGTAGCAAAAAAAGCCGCCCGCCTATCCTCTGCTTTGCGAAAGGATAAAATCCCCAACCTCCCTAAGGCCAATTTTGCAATTGGTGATTTTATTGGCAAAGGGATTGAAGACTTTCGTAACCGAACTGTCGAAGAAAAATTAAAACTTGTCCTCGACATCCAAAATGCTGCCGCCAAACAATCGGCAAAACTCCAATCCGTGGGTTGTGGGTATTCTGAAATTTATGAAGAGAAAGCGATCGTGACTACCGATGGCGCTGATAGTTTTTTTAGTATGGTAAGACCCGAATTTCGAGTGTCTGCTGTGGCAAAAGAAGATGGAAAGATGGAATCTGGTTCTCATTCGATTGGAGTGACAGGTGGTTGGGACTGCCTCTTTCGTTCCCTGTCTCCCACAGAAATTTCCGACGAAGCCTGTAAAACAGCTGTGGATTTACTTTCCAGTTCTCTCCCTGACGGGGGACTTTCTACTGTAATTTTATCACCTTCCATTGTGGGTCTTCTCGTGCACGAAGCCATTGGCCATACGGTGGAGGCAGACTTTGTACTCTCAGGTTCTGTGGCCCAAGGAAAAATTGGTCATAGGGTCGGTTCCGACTTAGTGACGTTATGCGACTCTGGCTATTCTGAATATTATGAAGGAGCCGGTGGTTCCATTCCAGTAGATGATGAAGGAGTCATTCCCACAAACACAGTCATCATTAAAAATGGAATTTTATCCTCATACCTTCACAACAGAGAAACTGCCGAACGATTTGGTGTGGCACCAACGGGATCGGCAAGGGCTTGGGAGTATGGTGATGTTCCTCTCATTCGCATGCGAAACACTTTTCTTATGCCCGGAGATTCAAGTTTGGAAGAAATGATCGCAAACACAAAAGATGGGTATTATCTGGATGGTGCCAAAAACGGCCAAGCGGATGCGACGGGTGAATTTATGTTTGCCGTGCAAAAAGCCTACCGCATCAAAAATGGAAAGATCACCGACCTCTTAAAAGGTGTTACGGTATCAGGCCTTGCCTTTGATGTTTTACAAAATGTAGATATGGTTTCCAAAGAATTCAAATGGGATTTGGGTTCGGGGCATTGTGGAAAAGGACAACCTGCTAAAGTAGATGCGGGTGGTCCTTATGTTCGCACAAAAGTATTGTTAGGTGGTAAATAATGGATCGTAAATCGATTGAAAAACGTTTGAACGACCAAAAAGATTTACTTTCTAATTTAGTCAAAAAAGCCAAAACGAATGGGATCGACCAAGTAGAGATTTATTCCAGTTACGGATATTCGGAG
This genomic window from Leptospira bandrabouensis contains:
- a CDS encoding TldD/PmbA family protein, which produces MRNLLKECLAEESGFVELRYHHKESRSFFAERGRVESTALRKRTGVGVRVLESGTWGFASTSEISKSSIQNAIQVAKKAARLSSALRKDKIPNLPKANFAIGDFIGKGIEDFRNRTVEEKLKLVLDIQNAAAKQSAKLQSVGCGYSEIYEEKAIVTTDGADSFFSMVRPEFRVSAVAKEDGKMESGSHSIGVTGGWDCLFRSLSPTEISDEACKTAVDLLSSSLPDGGLSTVILSPSIVGLLVHEAIGHTVEADFVLSGSVAQGKIGHRVGSDLVTLCDSGYSEYYEGAGGSIPVDDEGVIPTNTVIIKNGILSSYLHNRETAERFGVAPTGSARAWEYGDVPLIRMRNTFLMPGDSSLEEMIANTKDGYYLDGAKNGQADATGEFMFAVQKAYRIKNGKITDLLKGVTVSGLAFDVLQNVDMVSKEFKWDLGSGHCGKGQPAKVDAGGPYVRTKVLLGGK